A region of the Zootoca vivipara chromosome 3, rZooViv1.1, whole genome shotgun sequence genome:
ttaaaccaatacataacaatttTCTTTACAGCAATTCTGTAGCTCAGATGGGAACTTGGGGGAATGTTTAAAGTGGGGAGGCTGCATTAAAAATTGATTTTGCATCCTCCTCTAAATGTCGCTTGAGTGATGTTGAAAGGACTGGCAGTTCCAAAGAGCACTTTTGCAAAGGGCCTCCCCCTGCTCCCATTTGAGGCTCTTGTGTCCGGAGGGGAGGGGCTGCCTTAAAAGCCCTTTGCAAACAGCCATAGGGCTTTGAAGATGTTGCAGATTCTTAAGTGTCAGACAGgtcataaaacagcagcagcagcagcaacctctgTACCTTGGCTTTTAACACCTGAGGCatatgtttttaggacccaccttatatTAATGCTGtgggttgttttaaattgtttttgatgttttgatgttgtaagccaccttgggacTTTATGGCAAAGGGcaggtaatagtagtagtagtagtaataataataatatcactgaGCTCGCAGTTTACTATCTTAAGTACCGCTGTATGGTTGGCATAATtccttatatttttcctttttgtgtttcCTCAACACCCCCATCTCCTGCAAACTCCAGTGAACTTTGGACTCAAAGCCAAGAAGAGTGTGATTCACCCCCGGTCGGCCTTGAGCAATCGCTCCACGAGATTCTCTTTGTCGTCGGAAAAATCCTATCCAAACGGCCTTGCAACATCGCCAGAGAATTGCGCCCCCTGCTTGAGCCACTGCCCACACTCCAAAGCGGGCAACCTGGTTCATTCCTTGGTCAACGATGACATCGAGAAGAGGGTGCACGTGAACAAAGATGGCAGCCTGTCCGTTGAGATGAAAGTCCGCTTCCGCCTGCTCAACGATGAGACGCTCCAGTGGTCCACACATATCAAGAAGTCCAGTCTGAGAGGCAAGATACCCTGTGAAGAGATGGGCATAGACGAAGACAATGGAACAGACCCCACAGAGAAAGAGAACCCGGAGGCGAGCTCAGAAGTGGACGACTCATTATATCCCTGCGATGCCGATTCCTACATCTCGAACCTTGACGTGTCCGAAAATGAGGAGGCATGTTGCCGCAATTGTGGCAAGCCGTGCAAAGACTATGACATTTGGAAGAACCCTATGCATGCTTCCCAGAAAGAGGAGCCATGGGTCAAGAACACCTGGTACACCCACTCTTCTTGCTCGAGCACATCGTCCCACCGTAGGGTCGTCCGCAAAAAGACGGCCTCCGTCGAGAGCAGCCATACCTTGTCCAGCGGAGAAGAATATTCCAAGCATGTCGTACGGGAATCCTCATGTTACTCGGAGACTGTAGAGAACAGGGTAGAATACCGTGTGGTCAAAAAATGCCGTTGTCAACATGGCCAGAGCAACACGAGCAAAAGGGGGTCACCCGTGGAAATGGATTCCGCAGCTTGCTTAGCCAATGCCCAAAATGAGGACAGTGCCACAGCGACTGCAGAAGGAATGGAGGGCAACGGCAGCAGGGCAGGGAGCAGCAGGTCAAAATCATCTTGCTGTTCCACAGAAAGCCAGATCAAAGTGTGCGAGGAGAGCAGCAGCGTGGTGAGGACCATCTCCTCCCGTAGCATCGAGGCGAGGGAAGAGGTTGAATTGGAAGAGGCCAGCTGCCCGTCCTCTCCGAagagcccctgcagccaatccgtTCAGTGTACCACACCTGAGACAAGAGGCAACCCGGATGAGCCTTCAGAAGATGCTCAGCCAATCTCTTCATTCTCCGTGGAGGAAGAGGCGGACAAGGAACAAGAGGAAACCAGCGAAGTTCATTCCGCCTTGGAAAATGTGGCCTCCAACCAATCGGTCAGGGATGAAGTCAGCCAGTGTGGGAGCTGCTCCACAGAACGGTCCTTCCATTCCAAAGCTTGCGATGGGAATAGCCAGAGAGGAGACAGCAATGAAACGCAGGTGTGCAGCGCAGCGGCTTCCTCTTGCTCCAGGAGGAGCAAGCACAGCCGCAGTCACCGAGAGGCAGGCGCCAAAGTCTCCAGGGTGTCCACCATCaagaaaaagaggacaaaaagGTCTCTGCGTGCAGAAGATGCACGGTCGAGCAGCAGGGCCTCTTGCTACTCCAAAAGCTCCCCAGAGATGGAGGGAAGAGAGGGCGGGTGCCATGCATCTCACGACTCAAGCTCTCCTCGTTCCAACGTGTCGTCCTTAAGCGAAGCGGCGGCACCTCCCGCCAACAAGGTGGAGAGTGCAAGCAGCTCTTCCAGGCATTGCAGCCAGTCCTCCAAGAGCACCAAGAAGGGCGGCCAGCCGGATTCCTCCAGCAAGGAATCATCTCCTGGCTCCAGCTTCTCCAATTCCAACGGGGAAAATGGAACTGACGGACCATCAAGGCCGGGGAGCGTGCTCGAATCCACATGCTCCAAATGCGGCTGCAGGGTGGCAGTGAGAAACAATGGCCTTGGGAGCATCCAGTCGATTGTGTCTTCCCGTTCGGAGAGTAAATGCGCAGAGACAGAGGCGTCAGGCAGGAGCGAGCATGCTGGCTCGCAGTCGAGCATGGCGCAGTCCTCGAAGCCgaggaggaagaaaagcagcCTCCATGCCAACACAGAACACTCTAGCCAAGCTTTGGCATCAGAGTCTGCGTCCATGTACAGTTTGCACTGCCCAGCTCCCCCGAAAGGGAGGCCAAGCGACAAAAAAAGTCGGTCTGCTGTGCTGAAGAAGAAACCTAACAATGCCAGCACCGCTGAGTCAGAGCCAGCTGCAAGCAAAGGGGAAGAGGAAGCAGCCCATTCGCAGCCCAGTGAAATGGAGGCGGAGAACAGGCCGGGGGATCCTTCTGAAGCGCTGAATGACGAGGCAGGATCCTGCCAAGGAGAGGCCGAGGTGGAAGGCGATGAGGATGtcatcccttcttctcttcccaatGCCTCTCCAGAAGAAGTTGTGCACGAGTGGTTGAGGAAGATTCCCTCGAAGACTCTGCTGATGAAATGCGAGATGCAGGATGACGGAGACGGCACAGAACTGGATGCTGAAATGCCCAGTTGCTCAAACAACCAGGAATCGTTGGGAGAGGAgttggaaggaaagaaagaggaggaggaggaggaagaagaagaagaagtggcagCCAAGGAGGCAGCTGAGGAGGGGGGCGTTGAGGGGGCCATTGAGGAGGGAGCCGACGAGGATCTCATTGATGAGGCAGCTTCCAAAGCGGTTTCAGAAGAGGCTAAGGCAGGCCAAGCAGAATGCAACCACTCTGTCATCTCCAGCCAGAACAACCACAAAAAGGACTTGCCCAGCACCATCCAGACCTCTGTGCAGATCATGAAGGCGCTGCTGGCTTCcaagcaagaagccaagttggacCGTTCACACAGCTTGCCTGAAGTCTCCCCTACGATGGGCAGAAAGCTCAGCAACTCGGCAAACATTCTGATCACGTGCCTGGCTAGCCTGCAGATCCTTGACGAAGAGCTGGACCCCTCAAGCAAGTCCAGCAAATGCCTGAACAGGCCAAGGTACACTGAGCTCTTGAACATTTTCCAGGCTCTCTGGTTTGGGTGCACGTCAGAGAAAGGTGGCACGAGCTCAGGCCTCCAAGGAGAAGCCCCTGAAAAAGTGCCCTCCACTTTCAAGGACCATAAAGATGGTGACTTCACACCCTTGTCCTCTTCTGGGGTGGATGTGAGCAGTGGCGATGGAGGCTCAGGAGAGGGGAGTGTTGCTGGTGCCCGAGACTGTGCCTTGTCGCCAGAGAAAACGAACGGATCCAAGCCCaccaaagaagaggagaaagaggaggcagaACAAGAGGGAGGCTGtagtgaggaagaggaagaggagcatTCCCAGCCTTGCTTAAAATCTGAAGGAGATGAAAAGGCAGCCTCTACTGGAGGAGAGGAGGTGACAGAAACCAATGAGAACCAGGGCAGCGATgttggtgaggaggaggaggaagataaaGAAGTTGTTGGAGAAGAAGAAATGGAGGATGTCGAGGTGGAACAGGCAGAAACTGATAATGCTGGTGTAGACTCTGTTGAGCAGACCCAAGAGGACCCCACTATCAAGGAAGTAGAAGAGAGTCCCAGTCAAGAGAACGCTGATGAAGCTGATGAAGAGCCAAGCAACAATCAAGAGAATGGTGATGAAGTGGCTGAAGAGCCAAGCGATAATCAAGAGAATGTTGAAGTGGCTGAAGAGCCAAGCGATGATCAAGAGAATGGTGATGAAGTGGCTGAAGAGCCAAGCGATGATCAAGAGAATGTTGAAGTTGCTGAAGAGCCAAGTGACGATCAAGAAAATGTTGAAGTGGCTGAAGAGCCAAGCGATGATCAAGAGAATGTTGAAGCGGCTGAAGAGCCAAGCGACAACCAAGAGAATGGTGATGAAGCAGCTGAAGAGCCAAGCAATAATCAAGAGAATGCTGAAGAGCCAAGCAACAGTCAAGCTGAACCCGACCCAAACACAAATAAGAGAGAACCCCAAGCGAGTGTCGAAAATCAGCTGGTGGATGAGTCAGAAGCTGACACAGTAACCAGCAACATAGTTTCCCGCCAACCCACAGCAAAAGCTTCCCTCATCACCCCACAGAAATCTATCGACCCCGACCCGGTTTGGGTGCTAAAGCTTTTGAAAAAGATCGAGAAGGAATTCATGGCTCACTATGTCAGCGCCATGAATGATTTCAAGGTGAAGTGGAACTTGCCAAATAGTGAGGAGTTGGACTTGATGATTGcacagctgaaagaggaagtgagcCGGAGGATCCAAAAGAGCATCGAGAAAGAGTTAGGGAAAATCAGAAG
Encoded here:
- the RP1L1 gene encoding retinitis pigmentosa 1-like 1 protein, with the translated sequence MTQEPTDPLSAASPYNYEQPLPPVARTNAFTQVPPAKKITFYKSGDPQFGGVKMAINQRSFKSFNALMDDLSHRVPLPFGVRTITTPRGLHCISTLDQLEDGGCYLCSDKKYVTPISIGPAGRRAVPQKVGQPASTLRRAAQDIKREDHSTAFAQQSPRIPKKVTLVKNGDVATRRPIILNRRNARSFKTLLDEISEIMQFTVKKLYTLDGKRIDNMQALLHCPNVLVCVGREPFKPIVVENPRKPSSEKLPGLPSQSNSRGNVGENHEMNFGLKAKKSVIHPRSALSNRSTRFSLSSEKSYPNGLATSPENCAPCLSHCPHSKAGNLVHSLVNDDIEKRVHVNKDGSLSVEMKVRFRLLNDETLQWSTHIKKSSLRGKIPCEEMGIDEDNGTDPTEKENPEASSEVDDSLYPCDADSYISNLDVSENEEACCRNCGKPCKDYDIWKNPMHASQKEEPWVKNTWYTHSSCSSTSSHRRVVRKKTASVESSHTLSSGEEYSKHVVRESSCYSETVENRVEYRVVKKCRCQHGQSNTSKRGSPVEMDSAACLANAQNEDSATATAEGMEGNGSRAGSSRSKSSCCSTESQIKVCEESSSVVRTISSRSIEAREEVELEEASCPSSPKSPCSQSVQCTTPETRGNPDEPSEDAQPISSFSVEEEADKEQEETSEVHSALENVASNQSVRDEVSQCGSCSTERSFHSKACDGNSQRGDSNETQVCSAAASSCSRRSKHSRSHREAGAKVSRVSTIKKKRTKRSLRAEDARSSSRASCYSKSSPEMEGREGGCHASHDSSSPRSNVSSLSEAAAPPANKVESASSSSRHCSQSSKSTKKGGQPDSSSKESSPGSSFSNSNGENGTDGPSRPGSVLESTCSKCGCRVAVRNNGLGSIQSIVSSRSESKCAETEASGRSEHAGSQSSMAQSSKPRRKKSSLHANTEHSSQALASESASMYSLHCPAPPKGRPSDKKSRSAVLKKKPNNASTAESEPAASKGEEEAAHSQPSEMEAENRPGDPSEALNDEAGSCQGEAEVEGDEDVIPSSLPNASPEEVVHEWLRKIPSKTLLMKCEMQDDGDGTELDAEMPSCSNNQESLGEELEGKKEEDQNNHKKDLPSTIQTSVQIMKALLASKQEAKLDRSHSLPEVSPTMGRKLSNSANILITCLASLQILDEELDPSSKSSKCLNRPRYTELLNIFQALWFGCTSEKGGTSSGLQGEAPEKVPSTFKDHKDGDFTPLSSSGVDVSSGDGGSGEGSVAGARDCALSPEKTNGSKPTKEEEKEEAEQEGGCSEEEEEEHSQPCLKSEGDEKAASTGGEEVTETNENQGSDVGEEEEEDKEVVGEEEMEDVEVEQAETDNAGVDSVEQTQEDPTIKEVEESPSQENADEADEEPSNNQENGDEVAEEPSDNQENVEVAEEPSDDQENGDEVAEEPSDDQENVEVAEEPSDDQENVEVAEEPSDDQENVEAAEEPSDNQENGDEAAEEPSNNQENAEEPSNSQAEPDPNTNKREPQASVENQLVDESEADTVTSNIVSRQPTAKASLITPQKSIDPDPVWVLKLLKKIEKEFMAHYVSAMNDFKVKWNLPNSEELDLMIAQLKEEVSRRIQKSIEKELGKIRSRAGRRVPRPPDEELRRDSSILQVENRRRRLQSIHKMSLYNDRSKPRETRELDEELDFFSTTIRDDISDPPGEEEYCPCDACFQKKMEAKALRSRGPVVAANAPIVKAFDLQQILRMQRGKAEEDIAEEEAEGEATEAEAEQEVLADEEEVEQEVTEGEAAEAPADGEEEASENQNCEEAEGEETVNEEVYGEAQEEAMEEGEEGEEEEEVEENEEKVEEKGEEEEEVDEEKEAEEEKGEEKRRGKEKKQKQKKRREREGRGKRKKGERKWKQRNKRGERWLQWKKMRKWEPKAVEEDNQGNEPECAENDDGEVSEAPAEEEEQPPADGAEEDEDDAKPEAEYETAEVEEAGENEAEANGEEAEADEGNEPGQDGGSEDPRETEEGATEGAETQRKRSAFSSMGNCSQQSQKGSEEGNGEEEDEDCKELEGDGGEDGEAEGDAEAKPTKIRYLFHLSQTGTRDFGISYGSVHPFGDKWFSFLGRYLFYPVKVAENHSVESGAALSFAGLPLTAYPNCKPSPVFSRSANQRSPTVVLGEVGRRTQEKEVNVLIES